In the genome of Paenibacillus sp. FSL R5-0766, one region contains:
- the sigH gene encoding RNA polymerase sporulation sigma factor SigH has product MSVDLKDIMLSKYDYQSDEDIVEAFREGESEALEFLINKYRNFVRAKARSYFLIGADREDIIQEGMIGLYKSIRDFKGDKLASFKAFAELCITRQIITAIKTATRQKHIPLNSYVSLDKPIYDEESDRTLLDVICGTQVSDPEELIINQEEFVGLEDKMSEILSDLERKVLMLYLDGRSYQEIAVDLDRHVKSIDNALQRVKRKLEKYLEVRDN; this is encoded by the coding sequence GTGAGTGTCGACCTCAAAGATATCATGTTATCTAAGTATGATTACCAAAGTGACGAAGACATTGTCGAAGCTTTCCGTGAAGGCGAAAGCGAAGCGTTAGAGTTTTTGATTAACAAATATCGTAACTTTGTACGCGCCAAGGCAAGATCTTATTTTCTGATTGGGGCAGACCGGGAAGATATTATTCAAGAAGGAATGATTGGCCTCTACAAATCCATTCGAGATTTCAAAGGGGACAAGCTGGCTTCGTTCAAGGCTTTTGCCGAACTGTGTATTACAAGACAGATCATCACGGCGATTAAGACAGCAACACGTCAGAAACATATTCCGCTTAATTCTTATGTATCTCTGGACAAGCCTATTTATGACGAAGAGTCTGATCGTACGTTACTCGATGTGATTTGTGGAACCCAGGTCAGTGATCCGGAAGAACTTATCATTAATCAGGAAGAGTTTGTGGGCCTGGAAGATAAAATGTCCGAGATTCTGAGTGATCTGGAACGTAAAGTATTGATGTTGTATCTGGACGGGAGATCTTATCAAGAGATTGCAGTAGATTTGGACAGACATGTGAAGTCCATTGATAATGCACTTCAGCGCGTCAAGCGCAAACTTGAAAAGTACCTGGAAGTTCGAGATAATTAA
- a CDS encoding NYN domain-containing protein produces MADSRDVLLVDGYNMIGDWPELTKLAESGLEEARNRLLFRLADYQAFSGRRVIVVFDAYLVPGLGKSFTQSKVQIYFTKEKETADECIERLVRELSMRRRQIYVATSDMVEQHVIFGQGALRVSARELLIEVEQNEKELKKRLEEDQAKTTRNTLGGKLSPDVLKEFERWRRE; encoded by the coding sequence ATGGCTGATTCCCGTGATGTGCTTCTTGTAGACGGGTACAACATGATTGGTGACTGGCCGGAATTAACCAAACTGGCGGAAAGTGGGCTGGAAGAGGCGCGTAACAGGCTTCTCTTTCGTCTTGCAGATTACCAGGCATTCTCCGGCCGTCGAGTCATTGTTGTGTTTGACGCCTACCTCGTGCCTGGACTCGGTAAATCCTTTACTCAGAGCAAAGTGCAGATCTATTTTACAAAGGAAAAAGAGACGGCAGATGAATGCATTGAGAGACTCGTTCGGGAACTAAGCATGCGAAGACGCCAAATCTATGTGGCTACGAGCGATATGGTAGAGCAACATGTCATATTTGGACAGGGAGCGCTACGTGTATCTGCGAGGGAGTTGCTAATTGAAGTTGAGCAGAACGAAAAAGAATTAAAAAAACGACTGGAAGAAGATCAGGCGAAGACCACGCGTAATACACTCGGGGGCAAGTTGAGTCCGGATGTATTAAAAGAGTTCGAGCGATGGCGCCGGGAATAA
- a CDS encoding ribonuclease III domain-containing protein, producing the protein MSEGHPNTPKQQEQATEGGWFPYPPSRPAKLIPPIALAYIGDAVYEVAVRQYLLSKANMRPNHLHRSATGLVSAKAQSRILTTIEAELTEEERDIVRQGRNAKSGSVPKNADVLEYRHATAFECLIGYLYSSGHHDRMIELIGLGIEHAEQQSPSPTKK; encoded by the coding sequence ATGAGCGAAGGACATCCAAATACACCAAAACAACAGGAGCAGGCCACAGAGGGAGGATGGTTCCCGTATCCTCCTTCCAGACCTGCGAAGTTGATTCCACCTATTGCACTGGCCTATATTGGTGATGCGGTATACGAGGTAGCTGTTCGTCAATATCTGTTGTCGAAGGCCAACATGCGTCCCAATCATTTGCACCGTAGTGCAACCGGGTTGGTATCAGCGAAGGCACAGAGCCGCATACTTACAACGATAGAGGCTGAACTGACAGAGGAAGAACGGGATATCGTCCGGCAAGGGCGGAATGCCAAGTCGGGTAGTGTACCCAAAAATGCAGATGTGTTGGAGTACAGACATGCCACGGCTTTTGAATGTCTCATTGGTTACCTCTACAGCAGTGGTCATCATGATCGCATGATTGAACTGATCGGGCTTGGCATTGAGCACGCGGAACAACAATCGCCATCACCGACAAAAAAATAG
- the rlmB gene encoding 23S rRNA (guanosine(2251)-2'-O)-methyltransferase RlmB produces MEEEWIAGKHSVTEALRSGRTINKIWIADTAQKHLTQPIISEAKKLGIVIQHVDKRKLDQTVPGIQHQGVVAQAAPYAYVEVEDILAAAKAKNEHPFLILLDEIEDPHNLGSILRTADCTGAHGVIVPKRRSAAVTVTVSKTSAGAVEYVPVARVSNLGQTIDRLKEEGVWVVGTDVTAHEGVFGNGVFTGPVALVIGNENKGMGRLIREKCDVLIKLPMQGQINSLNASVAAGVVMYEVLRSRQAQE; encoded by the coding sequence ATGGAAGAAGAATGGATCGCCGGTAAACACTCCGTGACGGAGGCGCTGCGTTCAGGCCGGACCATTAATAAAATATGGATTGCCGATACAGCACAGAAACATCTGACTCAACCTATTATCTCGGAAGCTAAAAAACTAGGTATTGTCATTCAACACGTGGACAAGCGTAAGCTGGATCAAACGGTACCAGGCATTCAGCATCAGGGGGTAGTTGCTCAAGCAGCACCTTACGCTTATGTGGAGGTAGAAGACATTCTTGCCGCAGCAAAAGCGAAGAATGAGCATCCTTTCCTGATTCTGCTGGATGAGATTGAAGATCCGCATAACCTGGGGTCCATTTTGCGGACAGCGGACTGCACGGGTGCGCATGGCGTCATTGTACCCAAACGTCGCTCGGCTGCGGTAACCGTGACAGTATCCAAAACATCAGCAGGCGCTGTGGAGTACGTGCCAGTGGCTCGTGTAAGTAATCTTGGACAGACAATTGATCGCCTCAAAGAGGAAGGTGTATGGGTTGTAGGGACAGATGTCACGGCTCATGAAGGTGTCTTTGGTAATGGAGTCTTTACTGGCCCTGTGGCTTTGGTAATCGGAAATGAGAACAAGGGAATGGGACGACTTATTCGTGAGAAATGCGATGTGCTGATCAAATTACCAATGCAAGGTCAGATTAATTCCCTGAATGCTTCCGTGGCAGCCGGGGTTGTCATGTATGAAGTGCTCCGTTCGCGTCAAGCGCAGGAATAG